A DNA window from Helianthus annuus cultivar XRQ/B chromosome 15, HanXRQr2.0-SUNRISE, whole genome shotgun sequence contains the following coding sequences:
- the LOC110913176 gene encoding F-box/kelch-repeat protein At3g23880 — translation MATAHNMCPELIVEIFTRLPTQSLLRFRSVSKSICGMIGSPDFIRLHSVRSPKKFTVIHRVNYKAEGVTKSVYTINSAGEGQLSYMGTTPVEYPFAYVNIVGSCNGILCVYEIDKRIIHLWKPSIRRKATVLFPPVWTPGLALGFGFDPSIDDYKILWTVRGGEVSFVYTMKTHTWREIASHADMDRLSVVKSPMMCLFNGALHWAVKRDSRRSGGCYVMTFDLSSEVFSTIELPEPSWETDTVTVIKGCLAVVSSSSKDVDASSRIWVRNTDAAWSLAFKLDMRQPVQSINGDLVFSGCYSSKGILDYHDPETGVPSRLVDLTGSSSYVTAMITCIESLELLHFGTSCHQGKQALDC, via the coding sequence ATGGCGACGGCTCATAACATGTGCCCAGAGCTGATTGTTGAAATCTTCACAAGGTTACCGACGCAATCCCTTCTCCGGTTTAGATCAGTGTCGAAATCAATATGTGGTATGATCGGCAGCCCAGATTTCATCCGATTGCATTCTGTTCGATCCCCGAAGAAATTCACGGTGATACACCGGGTTAATTACAAAGCAGAAGGAGTGACTAAAAGCGTGTATACAATAAATTCGGCAGGGGAGGGGCAACTGTCATACATGGGCACAACACCAGTCGAGTATCCTTTCGCATATGTGAATATCGTTGGTTCATGTAACGGGATTCTTTGTGTTTATGAAATTGACAAAAGAATTATTCATCTGTGGAAACCTTCAATCAGGCGCAAAGCAACCGTGCTTTTTCCTCCGGTTTGGACTCCTGGCTTGGCCCTGGGGTTTGGTTTCGACCCAAGTATCGACGATTACAAGATTTTGTGGACAGTAAGAGGAGGAGAGGTTTCGTTTGTTTATACCATGAAGACACACACTTGGCGTGAGATTGCTTCCCATGCTGATATGGATCGCTTATCGGTCGTGAAATCTCCCATGATGTGTCTTTTCAACGGAGCATTGCATTGGGCTGTGAAAAGGGATTCTAGACGCAGTGGTGGTTGTTATGTGATGACGTTTGATCTGAGCTCCGAGGTTTTTTCTACCATTGAGTTGCCTGAACCTAGTTGGGAGACCGATACAGTGACAGTTATCAAAGGTTGTCTGGCTGTGGTTTCTTCTTCTTCGAAGGATGTTGATGCTAGCAGCAGGATTTGGGTGAGGAATACTGATGCCGCTTGGTCTCTTGCTTTTAAGTTGGATATGCGTCAACCCGTACAGTCCATCAATGGTGATTTGGTGTTCAGCGGTTGTTACTCTTCTAAGGGGATCCTAGATTATCATGATCCTGAGACAGGGGTGCCATCGAGACTTGTCGACTTGACCGGTTCTTCTTCTTATGTAACTGCCATGATTACATGCATCGAAAGCCTTGAATTGTTACACTTTGGGACTTCATGCCATCAGGGAAAACAGGCCTTGGATTGTTAG